One window from the genome of Jiangella alba encodes:
- the glmS gene encoding glutamine--fructose-6-phosphate transaminase (isomerizing): MCGIVGYVGAKPAAPILVDGLARLEYRGYDSAGVAVLGPSEIRLHRDAVRVRELEAGLPKRFGGKTGIGHTRWATHGVPSQRNAHPQLSADGRVAVVHNGIIDNAAQLRAELQADGVELTSDTDTEVLAHLIARASEETTLEQAVLTALDRVEGTYGIAVLDQAHPDRIVVARNGSPIILGLGDREMHVASDTAALVRYTKQVVHLDDGELATLRADGYQTFTRDARTTKTAVTVDWDASDYGTDGHEHFMHKEIAEQPDAVRRILKGRLDERFHTVRLGGLEMDARELREFRRVKILGCGSAYYAGQAGAQFIEEIARIPADAEPASEFRYRNPVIEKDTLYVAVSQSGETYDTLVAVQELKRKGGRVIGLVNAVGSSIARECDGGVYLHAGPEIAVASTKALTNMLVGFALLGLHLGRIRDVSPADGRRLIQALQRLPEQIEAIVGEEEHLAAVAKELAAASSLFFVGRTRGFPVAREGAQKLKEISYRHAEAYQTSELKHGPLALVGPELPTVAIVPDDELLERNLGALQEITARSGPLTVVTHDGVDLGVEPAHVITVPKSEPELDPLLLTIPLQLLAYHAALTLGHDVDKPRNLAKSVTVE; this comes from the coding sequence ATGTGCGGAATCGTCGGATACGTCGGCGCGAAGCCGGCCGCCCCCATCCTGGTCGACGGCCTGGCGCGGCTGGAGTACCGCGGTTACGACTCCGCCGGCGTGGCGGTCCTGGGGCCGAGCGAGATCCGGCTGCACCGCGACGCCGTCCGGGTGCGCGAGCTGGAGGCGGGCCTGCCGAAGCGGTTCGGCGGCAAGACCGGCATCGGCCACACGCGCTGGGCCACGCACGGCGTCCCGTCGCAGCGCAACGCGCACCCGCAGCTCAGCGCCGACGGCCGGGTCGCGGTGGTGCACAACGGCATCATCGACAACGCCGCCCAGCTGCGCGCCGAGCTGCAGGCCGACGGCGTCGAGCTGACGTCGGACACCGACACCGAGGTGCTGGCGCACCTGATCGCGCGGGCGAGCGAGGAGACCACGCTCGAACAAGCCGTCCTCACCGCCCTCGACCGCGTCGAGGGCACCTACGGCATCGCCGTCCTCGACCAGGCGCACCCGGACCGCATCGTCGTCGCCCGCAACGGCAGCCCGATCATCCTCGGCCTCGGCGACCGCGAGATGCACGTCGCCAGCGACACCGCCGCCCTGGTCCGCTACACCAAGCAGGTCGTCCACCTCGACGACGGTGAGCTGGCCACGCTCCGGGCCGACGGCTACCAGACGTTCACCCGCGACGCCCGCACGACGAAGACCGCGGTCACCGTCGACTGGGACGCCTCCGACTACGGCACCGACGGCCACGAGCACTTCATGCACAAGGAGATCGCCGAGCAGCCCGACGCCGTCCGCCGCATCCTCAAGGGTCGCCTGGACGAGCGTTTCCACACCGTCAGGCTCGGCGGGCTGGAGATGGACGCCCGCGAGCTGCGCGAGTTCCGCCGGGTGAAGATCCTCGGCTGCGGTTCGGCCTACTACGCCGGGCAGGCCGGCGCGCAGTTCATCGAGGAGATCGCCCGCATCCCCGCCGACGCCGAGCCGGCCTCGGAGTTCCGCTACCGCAACCCGGTGATCGAGAAGGACACCCTCTACGTCGCGGTCAGCCAGTCCGGCGAGACGTACGACACGCTGGTCGCCGTCCAGGAGCTGAAGCGGAAGGGCGGGCGGGTGATCGGCCTGGTCAACGCGGTCGGGTCGAGCATCGCGCGGGAGTGCGACGGCGGCGTCTACCTGCACGCGGGACCGGAGATCGCGGTCGCGTCGACGAAGGCGCTGACGAACATGCTGGTCGGGTTCGCGCTGCTCGGCCTGCACCTGGGCCGCATCCGTGACGTGTCACCGGCGGACGGGCGCCGCCTCATCCAGGCGCTGCAGCGGCTGCCGGAGCAGATCGAGGCGATCGTCGGCGAGGAGGAGCACCTGGCCGCCGTCGCGAAGGAGCTCGCCGCCGCCAGCAGCCTGTTCTTCGTCGGACGCACCCGCGGCTTCCCGGTGGCCCGCGAGGGCGCGCAGAAGCTGAAGGAGATCTCCTACCGGCATGCCGAGGCCTACCAGACGTCCGAGCTGAAGCACGGCCCGCTCGCGCTGGTCGGCCCGGAGCTGCCGACCGTCGCGATCGTGCCGGACGACGAGCTGCTGGAGCGCAACCTCGGCGCGCTGCAGGAGATCACCGCCCGCTCCGGCCCGCTCACCGTGGTGACGCATGACGGCGTCGACCTCGGCGTCGAGCCCGCGCACGTCATCACCGTGCCGAAGAGCGAGCCGGAGCTGGACCCGCTGCTGCTGACGATCCCGCTCCAGCTGCTCGCCTACCACGCCGCGCTGACCCTCGGCCACGACGTCGACAAGCCGCGCAACCTGGCGAAGTCGGTGACCGTCGAGTAG
- a CDS encoding LLM class F420-dependent oxidoreductase: MQLRIFTEPQQGASYDDLLAVAQATERLGFDAFFRSDHYLKMGSVSGLPGPTDAWTTLAGLARETSRIRLGTLVTSATFRNPGVLAIQVAQVDQMSGGRVELGLGAGWYAREHEAYGIPFPEKRFGLLEEQFDVITGLWNTPEGSTFSYAGQHYTVFESPGLPKPVQRPVPLIVGGNGPRRTPALAAKHAAEYNSSFPAKSDIAERFAVVRKACEDAGRDPDSLVYSVALVACVGSDEAEFARRAAAIGREPAEVRANGLAGTPQEVVDGINAVRELGGGRIYLQILDLSDLDHLELIAAEVAPHV, from the coding sequence ATGCAGCTGCGCATCTTCACCGAGCCCCAGCAGGGCGCGAGCTACGACGACCTGCTCGCCGTCGCGCAGGCGACCGAGCGGCTCGGCTTCGACGCCTTCTTCCGTTCCGACCACTACCTGAAGATGGGCTCCGTCAGCGGGTTGCCCGGTCCCACCGACGCGTGGACGACGCTGGCCGGGCTGGCCCGCGAGACGTCGCGCATCCGGCTGGGCACGCTGGTCACGTCGGCGACGTTCCGCAACCCCGGCGTGCTGGCCATCCAGGTCGCGCAGGTCGACCAGATGTCCGGCGGACGGGTCGAGCTGGGGCTGGGCGCGGGGTGGTACGCGCGGGAGCACGAGGCGTACGGCATTCCGTTCCCCGAGAAGCGGTTCGGCCTGCTGGAAGAGCAGTTCGACGTCATCACCGGGCTGTGGAACACGCCGGAGGGGTCGACGTTCTCCTACGCCGGTCAGCACTACACGGTCTTTGAGTCGCCGGGCCTGCCCAAGCCCGTGCAGCGGCCGGTCCCGCTGATCGTCGGCGGCAACGGCCCGCGGCGCACGCCCGCGCTGGCGGCGAAGCACGCCGCCGAGTACAACTCGTCGTTCCCGGCGAAGTCCGACATCGCCGAGCGGTTCGCCGTCGTGCGCAAGGCGTGCGAGGACGCCGGCCGCGACCCCGACTCGCTGGTGTACTCGGTGGCGCTGGTGGCCTGCGTCGGCTCCGACGAGGCCGAGTTCGCCCGCCGCGCGGCGGCCATCGGGCGCGAGCCGGCGGAGGTGCGGGCGAACGGGCTGGCGGGCACGCCGCAAGAGGTCGTCGACGGCATCAACGCGGTCCGCGAGCTCGGCGGCGGCCGCATCTACCTGCAGATCCTCGACCTCTCCGACCTCGACCACCTGGAGCTCATCGCGGCCGAGGTCGCGCCGCACGTCTGA